One window of the Oncorhynchus tshawytscha isolate Ot180627B unplaced genomic scaffold, Otsh_v2.0 Un_contig_6265_pilon_pilon, whole genome shotgun sequence genome contains the following:
- the LOC112225449 gene encoding src-like-adapter: MGNVWTSPVSMPENGDDTNTSSDPFLRNNDTLGVLSDYPSADISETLVVLSDYPSADVSVPLFRIGERLRLLAEEGYWWRVCSVQTGYENYIPNNHVAKVYHGWLFEGVARPKAEELLRLPGNRVGSFMIRESQKGVYTLSVRHRVVVHYRIIRLPNNWYYISPGLTFQCLEDLVNHYSDCADGLCCILTTPCQAVTNGNLNLASQAPPVVMHNNFDWKDVNSSELTDQPHRYPGNRDSMISFGLRNTVSSYMSLGDTRKERKSSSWRRNKRRSVCVPPGHGLSTTALEEEEGEYAQAILLNS, encoded by the exons ATGGGGAACGTCTGGACCAGCCCAGTCTCTATGCCAGAGAATGGAGATGACACCAACACCAGCTCTGATCCCTTTCTGAGAA ACAACGATACCCTGGGAGTCCTGTCTGACTACCCCTCAGCAGACATCAGTGAAACCCTGGTCGTCTTGTCTGACTACCCCTCAGCAGACGTCAGCGTGCCTCTCTTCAGgataggagagagactgagactccTGGCAGA GGAGGGTTACTGGTGGAGGGTTTGTTCTGTCCAAACAGGATATGAGAACTACATCCCCAACAACCATGTGGCCAAGGTCTATCACGG CTGGTTGTTTGAAGGGGTGGCCCGACCCAAAGCAGAGGAACTGCTTCGTCTGCCCGGAAACAGAGTTGGCTCCTTCATGATCAGAGAAAGTCAAAAAG GAGTGTATACCCTGTCTGTACGGCACAGGGTTGTGGTACACTATCGTATTATCCGCCTTCCCAACAACTGGTACTACATCTCTCCTGGTCTAACCTTCCAGTGTCTCGAGGACCTCGTCAACCACTACTCTG ATTGTGCAGACGGCCTGTGCTGTATTCTCACCACCCCCTGTCAGGCTGTAACCAATGGCAACCTCAACCTGGCTTCCCAGGCACCCCCTGTGGTGATGCACAACAACTTCGACTGGAAAGACGTCAACAG CTCGGAGCTGACAGACCAGCCTCATCGTTACCCCGGCAACAGAGACTCTATGATCAGCTTTGGCCTGCGGAACACAGTCTCCTCCTACATGTCTCTGGGGGACacgaggaaggagaggaagagcagcagctggaggaggaataagaggaggagtgtgtgtgtacctcccgGTCACGGACTCAGCACTACAGCactggaagaggaagagggggagtacGCACAAGCCATCCTCCTGAACTCTTAA